In Pedobacter heparinus DSM 2366, the following are encoded in one genomic region:
- a CDS encoding DapH/DapD/GlmU-related protein produces the protein METIDIFHRLSKGETILPNDPEAYRMREESFITKKILVQLNNSTNPAEIRNLLGQITGEDIDESVDVFTPFHINYGKNTKIGKNVFINFDCVFLDLGGITIEDNVLIAPRVNLLSEGHPLSPNQRHSLVPGRIHIKKNAWIGAGVTILPGVTIGENAVVAAGAVVSKDVPDQAVVGGIPAKFIKSVDPNNDRL, from the coding sequence ATGGAGACAATAGATATTTTTCATCGGTTAAGTAAAGGAGAAACCATTTTACCAAACGACCCGGAAGCATACAGAATGCGCGAGGAATCATTTATCACAAAGAAAATCCTCGTTCAGCTGAATAACTCAACTAACCCTGCAGAAATCAGGAACTTACTTGGCCAAATAACGGGTGAAGACATTGATGAAAGCGTTGATGTATTTACTCCTTTTCATATCAACTATGGGAAGAACACCAAAATAGGTAAGAATGTTTTCATAAACTTTGATTGTGTTTTTCTGGACCTTGGAGGAATTACCATTGAGGACAATGTGTTAATCGCACCTAGAGTTAATCTATTATCCGAAGGTCACCCGCTCTCTCCCAACCAAAGGCATTCACTTGTTCCCGGACGTATTCACATCAAGAAAAATGCTTGGATTGGTGCGGGTGTGACTATTTTGCCCGGCGTCACCATTGGTGAGAATGCCGTAGTTGCGGCAGGAGCAGTAGTTTCCAAAGATGTTCCGGATCAAGCTGTGGTGGGCGGAATTCCTGCAAAGTTTATTAAAAGTGTCGACCCTAACAATGATCGGTTATGA
- a CDS encoding helix-turn-helix domain-containing protein, with product MSENQKVILYKTGSTAQFPEDFQTRFHTHIYCQSGSIKFVFNGKHYHCKKGEFIFWLAGLDVADLSFSMNFKATLLFVDSDLLNANLPSANASIDSYIHSKENPILHPEKKDKERILKNFQLLYDKSRETDHRFFEEGLKLQMQLFILEMWHIFEDELDRRKRSMQSGTLYERFMQLVQEHCIREREVRFYSDKLNITPKYLNYICKANTRITASEWIQRYAKERIVLLLKNKNLNISEIADEMNFSSRSFFTRYVKKCLGVTPKEYRERV from the coding sequence ATGTCAGAAAATCAAAAGGTTATACTATATAAAACGGGATCAACTGCTCAATTTCCGGAAGATTTCCAAACACGGTTTCACACGCATATTTATTGTCAAAGTGGAAGCATAAAATTTGTTTTCAATGGGAAGCATTACCATTGTAAAAAGGGAGAATTTATCTTTTGGCTCGCAGGTCTTGATGTGGCGGACTTATCATTTTCAATGAATTTTAAAGCAACACTCTTGTTTGTGGACAGTGATTTATTGAACGCAAATTTACCAAGTGCGAATGCGAGTATAGACAGCTATATACACTCCAAAGAAAATCCGATTTTGCACCCGGAAAAAAAGGACAAAGAGAGAATTTTAAAAAATTTTCAGTTGCTGTATGATAAATCCCGGGAAACAGACCACCGATTCTTTGAGGAAGGGCTGAAACTACAAATGCAGCTATTTATTTTAGAAATGTGGCACATTTTTGAAGATGAACTCGATAGACGAAAACGTAGTATGCAAAGCGGAACATTGTACGAACGGTTTATGCAGCTAGTACAGGAACATTGCATAAGAGAACGCGAAGTAAGGTTTTACAGCGATAAGCTGAACATCACACCTAAATATCTCAATTATATTTGCAAAGCCAACACCCGGATTACCGCTTCAGAATGGATACAGCGATATGCGAAAGAACGGATAGTACTTTTGTTAAAAAACAAAAATCTGAATATTTCTGAAATTGCCGATGAAATGAATTTTTCAAGCCGTTCGTTCTTTACCCGCTATGTAAAAAAATGCTTAGGCGTTACCCCGAAGGAATATCGGGAGCGAGTATGA
- a CDS encoding DUF3817 domain-containing protein produces MNTLSIFRKVAVAEGISYVLLVFIAMPLKYWAEMPLAVKYTGWAHGVLFMMYVVLLIMAWMEYKWSFKKSALIGVASLLPFAPFWVDKKLKEDNSNKSW; encoded by the coding sequence ATGAATACATTATCTATTTTTAGAAAAGTTGCCGTAGCCGAAGGAATTTCTTATGTATTGCTGGTATTTATTGCCATGCCTTTAAAATATTGGGCAGAAATGCCTCTGGCAGTTAAATATACAGGCTGGGCGCATGGTGTGCTGTTTATGATGTATGTGGTACTGTTAATTATGGCCTGGATGGAATACAAATGGAGTTTTAAGAAATCGGCGTTAATTGGTGTAGCTTCGCTACTTCCTTTTGCTCCTTTCTGGGTAGATAAAAAGCTTAAAGAAGATAATTCAAATAAATCTTGGTAA